Within the Meles meles unplaced genomic scaffold, mMelMel3.1 paternal haplotype, whole genome shotgun sequence genome, the region AAGAGGTCGAAGGGTTTTGTTATGTCTGGCAGGCCTAACGCCGGAGATGTAAGGAGTGCTTGTTTGATATGGTCAAATGCCTGCTGTTGTTGCTCAGTCCAAACAAAAGGAGTATCTTGTTTTGTTAAGGGGTACAGAGGAGCCGCTATCTCCTCAAACCCCGGAATCCATAGTCTACAGAAGCCTGCGGTCCCTAAGAATTCCTGCAATTGCCTGTGGTTTTGAGGTGCGGGAATGCCAGAGATAGTCTCTTTTCTCGCGGCTGTTAGCCATCGTTGGCCATTATATAGCTCATAACCCAGGTAAGTGACTTTAGTCTGGCAGATCTGGGCCTTCTTTGCGGATGCCCTATATCCCAGTTGGCCTAGGGTTAATAGGAGGTTCCCAGTACCTGTTCGGCAGTCCTCTTCATTGGTAGCCGCTAATAGAATGTCATCGACATATTGGAGCAGGATCAGAGAGGGATGTCTTACCCGTAAGTCGGCCAGGTCCTGGTGAAGGGCTTCGTCGAACAGCGTTGGGCTATTCTTAAACCCTTGTGGTAGCCATGTCCAGGTTAACTGACCTGATATTCCCAAGTCTGGATCCTTCCATTCAAAggcgaagaggggctgactctgaggacttagtctcaaacagaagaaagcatctttGAGATCTAGGACCGTATACCAGAAGTGGGTTGGAGGCAGGGAACTAAGTAAGTTGTAAGGGTTGGGCACCGTAGGCTGGATGTCTTCTACCCTCTTATTGACCTCCCTCAGGTCTTGGACCGGCCGGTAATCATTGGTGCCAGGTTTCTTGACAGGTAACAGAGGAGTGTTCCAGGAGGACCGGCATGGGGCCAAAATGCCCTGGTCTAGTGACCGCCTTATGTGCGGTTTGATGCCCTGGTAGGCCTCATTGGACATAGGATATTGCTTAACATTGACAGGAACGGCCGTTGCCTTTAATTGTATGTGAATGGGGGGCTGCTGGATAGCTAGTCCCATTCCTCCTGTTTCCGCCCAGGCATCCGGGTAAGACGCAAGCCAGGACTCTATGTTTCTCTGAGGTTGGGAGGGCTCCTCATGtagtctatatttttcttctaactgTAGGGTAAGGATGTGTAAAGGAGTCCCGTTGGGGCCGGTCACAGTGGCCCCCTGTGGCTCAAAATGGATTTGAGCCTTGAGCTTGGTTAATAAATCTCTCCCCAGGAGTGGGTAGGGGCAGTCAGGCacatgaaggaatgagtgagaaactttacctgaagccagatgtacttttctctccgtagtccatttatattgttttcctcctGTTGCTCCTTGAACCCATGCCACCCGGTCACTTAATGGTCCAGGGCTCTTGGTTAAAACGGAGTGTTGAGCCCCTGTATCTACTAAGAAGGTGACTGGTTGCCCCCCCAACGGTTAGGGATACCCGGGGTTTGGGGGGGGGCTCCTGACCCTGACGGCCCTAGTCTTCGTCTAAAGCCATAAGTCTTGTGACTTGCTTAGCATTTTCCTTAGGGTGTCTGAATTTCTTTGGGCATTCTTTGGCCCAATGTCCCCTTTCTTTACAGTAGGCACATTGGTTTCGGTCTACTCGGGGCCTCcttatgtctccctccctgtctgactttcctgcctctggtcctTGGCTGCCTTGCACTACGGCGGCCaagattttgctaagttccttacttcGTTTACGTTCtcgtttctcttccctttcttcagcttccttctttagtttctcctctttctcttcctgcaacttcctaagtcgttcctccttttcttcctgcaacttcctaagtcgttcctccttttcttcctgagtctctcttttattaaaaatcttttctgcctcctttaataaatcttgtaaAGAGAAATCTTGTAGGTTCTCTAAACGCTGTAGTTTATTCCTTATATCTGGTGCTGACTGCCAAATAAATGTCATTGAAAcgtttcctctctgctcattgcTATCTGGGTCAAAAGGCGTATACCTGCGATAAGCCTCCTTAAGCCTTTCCAGGAAAGCGGTTGGAGATTCCTCTGGCCCCTGAGTTATCTGTCTTACCTGAGCCAAATTGATGGGGCAACTCCCCGCATTATGGAGACCTGCTATGAGTAACTGGCGGTAAAGATTTAGGTGGGTCCTACCTTCCGCCGTGTTGAAATCCCAGACGGGACGGGTCAAAGGGAAGGCGGCATCTATCACATTAGGGAGTTGTGTGGGCCTTCCGTCTTCCCCTAAAACGTTTTTTTCTGGCCTCCAGGAAAACCTTTTGTCTCTCCTCAGTGGTGAGGAGAGCCTGCAAGAGTTGTTGACAATCATCCCAGGTGGGTTGGTGTGTGATTAGAATGGATTCAATTAAGGCAGTTAGGGCTACGGGGTCCTGTGAAAAGGAAGGGTTATGGGACTTCCAATTATATAGGTCGGAGGCCGAAAAGGGCCAATATTGGAGCTGATTGCCTGGCCCTCCTCCTTGGTGCAggggaaagagtttggaagttcctTCTTGTGTTGGCTCCCTGCGACCCCTAAGTCTTCCCACCATTGGGGATGGCAAGGGGTCGCGTTCTTCAAGTGGGTGCTCTGGCTCCCTTGTGGAATTTAGTGCCTgcgcaggagggggaggaggataaGGGGGAGGTTCTTCAGATAGAAGGTCTATTAAGGGGGAGTCCTCCAGAGGAAGGATCTTCTGTGGTTTAGGACGCCGTGGAGAAGAGGGATCGCTGACTATAGGATATaggttagaggaagaaggaggtttgGGAGGGTCGGTGGGATCTGGGATGGGGTGAGGGACGGGGGGAGCGGAGGGTCCTGGGGGAGAAGTGGTGTATGGAAGGGTTTTGGGCTTTGGGTGAACGAAGGGAGAGACCCAAGGAGGACGCTCATCAACCAGGCTTTCCCACACTACAACATAGGGTACTTGGTCCGGATGGTCTTGGGGTCCCTGGTTGAAGACTCGTTCTTTGACCTGTAAAATAACATGGATGTTAAAGGTTCCATCTTTGGGCCACCCAACGTTAAAGGTAGGCCATTCTGAAGTACAAAGTGTCtgccatttccttcttctgacttccaCCGACAGGTTATTGGCTCGGATTTGG harbors:
- the LOC123936057 gene encoding LOW QUALITY PROTEIN: uncharacterized protein LOC123936057 (The sequence of the model RefSeq protein was modified relative to this genomic sequence to represent the inferred CDS: deleted 1 base in 1 codon), yielding MGQTLMSLTLGHWRDVQIRANNLSVEVRRRKWQTLCTSEWPTFNVGWPKDGTFNIHVILQVKERVFNQGPQDHPDQVPYVVVWESLVDERPPWVSPFVHPKPKTLPYTTSPPGPSAPPVPHPIPDPTDPPKPPSSSNLYPIVSDPSSPRRPKPQKILPLEDSPLIDLLSEEPPPYPPPPPAQALNSTREPEHPLEERDPLPSPMVGRLRGRREPTQEGTSKLFPLHQGGGPGNQLQYWPFSASDLYNWKSHNPSFSQDPVALTALIESILITHQPTWDDCQQLLQALLTTEERQKVFLEARKNVLGEDGRPTQLPNVIDAAFPLTRPVWDFNTAEGRTHLNLYRQLLIAGLHNAGSCPINLAQVRQITQGPEESPTAFLERLKEAYRRYTPFDPDSNEQRGNVSMTFIWQSAPDIRNKLQRLENLQDFSLQDLLKEAEKIFNKRETQEEKEERLRKLQEEKEERLRKLQEEKEEKLKKEAEEREEKRERKRSKELSKILAAVVQGSQGPEAGKSDREGDIRRPRVDRNQCAYCKERGLPNRYWEPPINPRPTGI